From Candidatus Methylomirabilota bacterium:
CACCGAGCACCTGCTGCTCGGATTGATCCGCGAGGGCGAAGGGATCGCCTCTTTGGTCCTGAGAGACTTCGGCGTCAGCGTGGCCTCAGCCAAGGCGCAGGCCCAGGAATTACTGGGTGAGCAGGCCTCAAAGCCCACATCTTCGACCAGGACACCGGCGCTCGATGAGTTCGGCGTAGACCTGACCGCGATGGCGCGCCAGGACCGGCTGGATCCCGTGATCGGCCGCGACACGGAGATCGAGCGGGTTATCCAGATTCTCTCGCGACGGACGAAGAACAATCCGGTTCTGATCGGGGAGGCCGGCGTCGGGAAGACCGCCATTGTGGAGGGGCTTGCGCAACGGATCGTAGCCAGCAACGTGCCCGAGACCCTGCTTCGGAAGCGGGTCGTCCAGCTTGACCTCGCCGGTATGGTGGCCGGAACCAAGTATCGCGGTCAGTTCGAGGAGCGGCTGAAGGCCGTCGTCAAGGAGATTCAGCAGGCGCAGAGTATCATCCTGTTTATTGATGAGTTGCATACGTTGGTGGGCGCCGGCGCCGCGGAGGGCGCGATCGATGCCTCCAGCATGTTGAAGCCGGCGCTCGCGCGCGGGGAGCTGCAGTGCATTGGCGCGACCACCCTCGATGAGTATCGCCGCCACATTGAGAAGGACCGGGCGCTTGAGCGACGATTCCAGGCGGTCCAGGTCGGGCCGCCCAGCGTGGAGGAGACGATCCGGATCCTTCGGGAGATTAAGGATCGTTACGAGACGCATCACTGCGCAGTCATCACCGACGAGGCCGTGACGGCTGCCGCGCGTCTGTCGCAGCGCTACATTGCCGACCGCTTTCTGCCCGATAAGGCCATTGATGTCATCGATGAGGCGGGCTCGCGGGCGCGACTGAAAACCCTGATGCTGCCGCAGGATCTGCGCGAGATGGAAAACGAAGTCGAGCGGCTCCGGGCCCAGAAGGAAGACGCGATCCGGACCCAGGCCTTTGAGGTTGCGGCCAGGCTCCGCGACTCGGAGCGTAAGCTCCGGGCTGAGTTGGAAGAGAAAAAGGCCCGATGGAAGGAGTCCAGGGCGAAGGAAAAGACCGTTGTGACGGCCGAAGAGGTCGCCTACATCGTCTCCAAGTGGACAGGCATCCCGCTGTACCAGATTGAGGAGGA
This genomic window contains:
- a CDS encoding ATP-dependent Clp protease ATP-binding subunit; the encoded protein is TEHLLLGLIREGEGIASLVLRDFGVSVASAKAQAQELLGEQASKPTSSTRTPALDEFGVDLTAMARQDRLDPVIGRDTEIERVIQILSRRTKNNPVLIGEAGVGKTAIVEGLAQRIVASNVPETLLRKRVVQLDLAGMVAGTKYRGQFEERLKAVVKEIQQAQSIILFIDELHTLVGAGAAEGAIDASSMLKPALARGELQCIGATTLDEYRRHIEKDRALERRFQAVQVGPPSVEETIRILREIKDRYETHHCAVITDEAVTAAARLSQRYIADRFLPDKAIDVIDEAGSRARLKTLMLPQDLREMENEVERLRAQKEDAIRTQAFEVAARLRDSERKLRAELEEKKARWKESRAKEKTVVTAEEVAYIVSKWTGIPLYQIEEEESAKLMRMEQDLAKRVVGQTEAIESVSRAIRRSRAGIKSPSRPVGSFIFLGPTGVGKTELAKALAEFLFGTEDALIRVDMSEYMERFSTSRLIGAPPGYIGYDDSGQLTEKVRRRPFSVILLDEIEKAHPEVFNLLLQIFEDGRLTDSYGRVVDFKNTILIMTSNVGARQIGLHATMGFAKGGDEAVTYDKMKDTVLGELKRVFNPELLNRLDEVIVFHQLSKNELCQIVDLMLARLQLQLTERKISLTVDESAKDFLINRGFDPTLGARPLRRAIQRYVEDRLAEEVLRGRFAEGGTLRVKLEGDALAFEEVSLLEAPK